Proteins co-encoded in one Arachis hypogaea cultivar Tifrunner chromosome 11, arahy.Tifrunner.gnm2.J5K5, whole genome shotgun sequence genomic window:
- the LOC112721213 gene encoding uncharacterized protein isoform X1, with protein sequence MRRELSLRECGSNRIMEAVPALENARDMIDEIENRSSHLLTALESGQLSPGGIIIEGSASSTAISITMVAPAFACKSHVIIPNDATIENIGKESKDQVLPYRSSWF encoded by the exons ATGAGGAGAGAACTGTCTCTACGCGAATGCGGCTCCAACAGAATCATGGAGGCAGTGCCAGCTCTAGAAAATGCACGTGACATGATCGATGAGATTGAGAACCGCTCATCTCACTTGCTCACA GCCTTAGAATCTGGCCAGCTAAGTCCAGGTGGAATAATCATTGAAGGAAGTGCTAGTAGCACTGCCATTAGCATCACCATGGTTGCTCCTGCATTCGCATGCAAATCCCACGTTATTATACCCAATGATGCCACCATTGAGAACATAG GAAAAGAATCCAAGGATCAAGTGCTTCCTTATAGATCCTCCTGGTTCTAG
- the LOC112721213 gene encoding uncharacterized protein isoform X3, which translates to MRRELSLRECGSNRIMEAVPALENARDMIDEIENRSSHLLTALESGQLSPGGIIIEGSASSTAISITMVAPAFACKSHVIIPNDATIENIDCEIDEE; encoded by the exons ATGAGGAGAGAACTGTCTCTACGCGAATGCGGCTCCAACAGAATCATGGAGGCAGTGCCAGCTCTAGAAAATGCACGTGACATGATCGATGAGATTGAGAACCGCTCATCTCACTTGCTCACA GCCTTAGAATCTGGCCAGCTAAGTCCAGGTGGAATAATCATTGAAGGAAGTGCTAGTAGCACTGCCATTAGCATCACCATGGTTGCTCCTGCATTCGCATGCAAATCCCACGTTATTATACCCAATGATGCCACCATTGAGAACATAG ATTGtgagattgatgaagagtga
- the LOC112721213 gene encoding uncharacterized protein isoform X2: protein MRLRTAHLTCSQTRCSSHPIILEALESGQLSPGGIIIEGSASSTAISITMVAPAFACKSHVIIPNDATIENIGKESKDQVLPYRSSWF, encoded by the exons ATGAGATTGAGAACCGCTCATCTCACTTGCTCACA GACAAGATGTTCAAGTCATCCAATTATCCTAGAG GCCTTAGAATCTGGCCAGCTAAGTCCAGGTGGAATAATCATTGAAGGAAGTGCTAGTAGCACTGCCATTAGCATCACCATGGTTGCTCCTGCATTCGCATGCAAATCCCACGTTATTATACCCAATGATGCCACCATTGAGAACATAG GAAAAGAATCCAAGGATCAAGTGCTTCCTTATAGATCCTCCTGGTTCTAG
- the LOC112721213 gene encoding uncharacterized protein isoform X4, whose amino-acid sequence MRLRTAHLTCSQTRCSSHPIILEALESGQLSPGGIIIEGSASSTAISITMVAPAFACKSHVIIPNDATIENIDCEIDEE is encoded by the exons ATGAGATTGAGAACCGCTCATCTCACTTGCTCACA GACAAGATGTTCAAGTCATCCAATTATCCTAGAG GCCTTAGAATCTGGCCAGCTAAGTCCAGGTGGAATAATCATTGAAGGAAGTGCTAGTAGCACTGCCATTAGCATCACCATGGTTGCTCCTGCATTCGCATGCAAATCCCACGTTATTATACCCAATGATGCCACCATTGAGAACATAG ATTGtgagattgatgaagagtga